The Faecalibacterium sp. I3-3-89 sequence GATGCCGGGGATGTAGTTGCCGCTGCGGTAGGTCTCATAGTCCGAGCAGTCGGCGACCATCGGGATGGGCATATCGGCGGTGGCGTAGTATGCGCCGTAGCCGATGCCGAAAAAGGCGATGAAGAGGATGGTGTACAGGTTGATGGACAGGCCGTTCTCTCCCATGATGGACAGGGTGAAGGCGTCGCTGCGGCCCCAGAGCAGCAGCAGGACCAGCACGCCGATGTAGCAGATAAATGCCACGCTGACGTACTTCATCAGGCTGGCCTTCTGGCCCTCCTTCTGGCTGGTGCGGACGGTGAGCAGGAAGAAGGGCACGCTGAAGACATAGCCCAGCACCATCATGGGCAGGTAGAGGCCGTCGTAGTTGCCCATCATGCAGCCGTACAGCATACAGAGGACGGTGGTGTTGGTGGCGATGGAGAGGGCCAGCTTGCAGCCGGCACCCGCCACCATCAGGCGCTGCATGGGGTTGTTGTTCTTGATGATCTGAACGTACTCGTGCAGCTTGACCTTTTCGCTGGCCTCGCCGCCGATGCCGAAGTACTTGGGCTGGTCCTTCTCCCAGATGCCGATGATGGCCAGAATGGTGAGCAGGATAGAGATGACGATGCCCACAGGGGCCAGTGTGCGGAAGAAGCCTGCGGAGGCGTAGCCGCCCTCATAGTTCTTGGCGAGGATGGGGGCGAAGAACTGCATCGCGCCCATGCCCAGCAGGCTGCCCACGGTGTTGAAGATGGTAAAGAGGGGGCGCTGCTTGGGGTCGTTGGTCAGGACGGTCTGGCCGGAGCGGGTGCAGCTGGTCTGGAAGGTATAGCCGATGACCCAGACCGCATACAGGGCCACAAAGGCGGCATAGCGCAGGCCCATCGAGCTGGCGGGGATGAGGGGGGTCAGACAGTACAGCACGAGGATGCTGGCTGCCATGATGAGGTTGCCGATGACCATGAAGGGCCGGAACTTGCCAAATCTGCCGTTGGTGCGGTCCATCAATGCGCCGATGATGGGGTCGGTAATGGCGTCGAACAGGCGCATTCCCGTGACCATGACCGAAGCGAAGATCATGGACAGGGCCAGCACCTTACTGCCAAAGGTGGCGATGTAGGAAAGCACCAGCACATAGTACACGTTCGTCGCGCCGTTGTTCAGCGGGAACAGCACCAGCTGGTAGGTCTTGGCGCGGTTCAGGCCCGACGCCTTTGCGGTTTGTTCACCCATTTGCGGTGTCTCCTTTTTTACAGAAAACGGCAGCCTGCCCGCCGATTTTGGGGGACAGGCTGCCGTTGGTCTTAACAGTTGCGGAACTCTGTGGGGGAATTACTTCTGGTCCGCTGCGGGAGCGGTATCGACCATACCCTTCTTGGCCTTGGACAGCTGCCATGCGCACAGGATGGTCAGGACGGCCATCACTGCGATGAGCGCATAGATGGCAGTCTGCCACCACGGGGTGACGGTCTTCAGGGTATCGGTGGAAGACCAGCCGTTCATGGCGTTGGAGTTGACCACGGTGTAGAGGATGTGGTGCATCGCATTGCGCATCTGAGTGACGATGTAGGCATCGTTCTCATAGTTTGCAGCCTTGGTGGTGTGGATCTTGGGCATCGGGCTGTCCCAGATGTCGGAGCCGGCGATCAGGCCGTCCACCAGATCCATGTACTGGCTGGAGCCGGAGAAGTCGGTGATGCACATGCCGCGCATCCCCAGCTCGCCGCGCAGGTAGCCGGTCAGCAGGTTGGCGTTCGCGCCGCACCAAGTAGCGCCCCAGCGGTTGAAGCCGGTCATGACGCTCCAAGCCTCGCCGTCGGTGATGGCCTTGTCGGCGACTTCCAGATAGATCTCGCGGGCAGTCTGCTCGTTGAGCCAGGTGTTGACGCCGCGGCGGCTGGTCTCGGAGTCGTTCAGGGCCACGTGCTTCAGGTAGACATAGACGCCCTTGGACTGGATGCCCTGCACCTCAGCAGCGCAGATGGTGCCGGCCACGAACGGATCCTCGGAGTAGTACTCGAAGTTACGGCCGGAGTAAGCGGTGCGGTGCATATTGATGCCGGGGCCATACAGGCCGGAGTAGCCCATTGCAAGGCAGTCCTCGCCGATGCAGCGGCCGACCTCATTGATGAGGTCCGTGTTGAAGGTTGCGGCCATGACGTCCTCGGAGGTGTAGCACATTGCGGATGCACCGCCGGTCAGGGCAGCGGTCAGACCCTGCGGGCCGTTCTCGTCCTTGGTGGCCGTCTTGCCGATGGAGGCAGCAGCTGCGGTGTTGTGGAAGCCGAGGGTGATGGTCTGGACCATCTCGCTGTAGGTCAGCTGGTCGAGCAGGGTATCCCACTCGGGATCGTCGAAGCTCTTGCCGATCATGGAAGCGAGGGTCAGGCCGTTCTTTGCGCCCAGAGTGGGCATCTCGACGCTGTTGGCCTCAGAGCCGTCGTACTGGGTGAAAGCGAGGCTTGCAGCCAGATGCTCGTTGGCGGTCAGCTGTGCAGGAGCGGTGGGGAAGGTGCCGGTCCAGTCAGAGCGGCTCATCCAAGTGACACTGCCGGGAGCGTCGCTGCTCTTGTTGGGGTCGGACTCGTCAAACAGGTTGGTGATGGCAGTGCCGTTTGCGCTGGTGGCGAAGGTGGTGGTGTCGAGGGTGTCGTTGGTCCACTTCCAGACCAGAGACTCGTCGCCGTTCTCGGTCATGCGGCCGTTGGTGTTCTCGACGGTGTAGCCCTTGGCAGCCAGAATGTTGTTGAC is a genomic window containing:
- a CDS encoding MFS transporter; translation: MGEQTAKASGLNRAKTYQLVLFPLNNGATNVYYVLVLSYIATFGSKVLALSMIFASVMVTGMRLFDAITDPIIGALMDRTNGRFGKFRPFMVIGNLIMAASILVLYCLTPLIPASSMGLRYAAFVALYAVWVIGYTFQTSCTRSGQTVLTNDPKQRPLFTIFNTVGSLLGMGAMQFFAPILAKNYEGGYASAGFFRTLAPVGIVISILLTILAIIGIWEKDQPKYFGIGGEASEKVKLHEYVQIIKNNNPMQRLMVAGAGCKLALSIATNTTVLCMLYGCMMGNYDGLYLPMMVLGYVFSVPFFLLTVRTSQKEGQKASLMKYVSVAFICYIGVLVLLLLWGRSDAFTLSIMGENGLSINLYTILFIAFFGIGYGAYYATADMPIPMVADCSDYETYRSGNYIPGIMGTLFSLVDKLVSSLSATVVGIAVSFIGLESLPTQYDPYTPGMNWVVIVLFCIIPMVAWAATLIAMKGYTLTGEKMKEIQAVNACRRDAVAKGMKLDEAIAKWQSMDQLPAEYRS